GTTTATCGCATTTTTCacgtattgtcacgtttttgtgtttttagcattttttacgttttcatgtttttcgtattgtTCACGTTTTTGTACATTTCTTGTTTTGTGAGAGGGACATAGAAGAAAATACTGAAATAGGGAGAACAAATTCTTTAAACATAACTATTCTATTATTCTTCTATTCCGCGAAACAAACCAACCTTATTGGTAGTAATTTTTCAGGAAAGTAGTTTTATATTTTAGatgtatttttcatttttgcccgcgtttataaattaaaattcccATAAGACAGAACCGCCAAACTTCAAAATTTGGTTAGAAATTTAAAAGTGAGCAGCTAAATACCGCACTCAAATTACTATCACCGCcttcatttggacttttttgccattctcataattttgatcaaaaactaaaaattctctctccaaaatcataaacccgaaaaacaataattgaaattatgaaaataattgatgtgtaacAACCTGAACCACGAAAATGgacgattacgagtcggaaacattaaaatttatgtttttttatcaaagaactcatgaaaataatacatatttttcatgacgattttgtattttttgtcacaaaaaattggggaattttgcatttttcgtcataaaaaattgaacgatttagtatttttcgtcactaaaaattttacgattttgcacattcaaaatttggcctaaacggatgcggcatccgttcggtccatggtgggggcggacgTGGCACTCCGCCCCACCAATGGTGAGAACGGATGGCGCATCCGCCcggcccatggtgggggcggatGCGCCATCCGTTCTTGCCATGGGTCGGTCGGAGTGCCGcgtccgcccccaccatgggccgaacggatgccgcatccgtttaggccaaattttaaatttttctctcaaattttttttctcaaattttgaatcaaaaattatgcaaagggtaaaattgtcaaAAGATGGCGGTAGTAAGGAATTTAAgggcggtaaatagcaataccCAATTTAAAATCAGAACAAAAACATCTTAAAATCAATCCTCACCGTCAATTCCCTTTCTCTTCCTATCCACCGCACACGTCATCTAAGATTGACTCCAAATACCAGAACACCACATGACTTACCAAATCCGAAAGAATCCTAAGCGTCCAATATAGCTCCTACAAATCCAACGCACAACAAGATAGCCACGTCATCAATCCGCGTCTCAAAGTTTTAACCAATCACATCTCATCCCTCTTCTTCTATATATCGAGCCTGAATCCCACGAACTTCTCCAATTCATTCAAAATTAAGATTGAATCCTCTTCACTTTAGCGTCTACGATTTTATTTCTCCTTAATCTCTCTACAACAACTAATGGCACCAAAGGCAGCGGAGAAGAAGCCGGCAGAGAAGAAACCGGCGGAGGACAAGAAGGCCGAGAAGGCACCGGCAGAGAAGAAGCCGAGAGCAGAGAAGAAGTTACCAAAGGAAGGCGCATCCGCcgataagaagaagaagcgaACAAAGAAGAGCGTCGAGACCTACAAGATCTACATCTTCAAGGTGTTGAAACAAGTTCATCCTGACATCGGAATTTCCAGCAAGGCCATGGGGATTATGAACAGTTTCATCAACGACATCTTTGAGAAGCTTGCTCAGGAGTCATCTCGTTTGGCTAGGTACAATAAGAAGCCGACAATTACTTCTCGGGAGATCCAGACCGCCGTCAGACTTGTTCTGCCGGGAGAATTGGCCAAGCACGCCGTCTCTGAGGGTACTAAGGCCGTTACCAAATTCACAAGCTCTTAGAGGTTTTCTCTTTTTGATTGTTGATTTGTGATATCAATTGGTGTTTGTTGATGTAAAAATTGGGAAGTTATGTTCGATTTAGGGTTCTTTGGATGATTGCCCAGAATTGGTACTTTTTGCAGTTAgagatgtaattttttttgataatgtTAATTTAATCTTCATTTACTGGACAAAATGAATGTTATCTAGAGGATGAAATTACTGAATTTTGACCACAAATTTGTTTCTGAtttgttatatttatttaaatcaatTAACACAAAAATAACAAGATAATCCATTGACACTTCGAAGCAAAACCATGATGCTAAACATTGAGATAGTGAGTTCATCATTTGTTACTTGTTTATGGGCTTTTTTCCCTCCTCCTGGGTTGAGTTTGgaaatttggatatatattaataggtaaaggctatggtcactttgtttttaacaaagtaagccttactttgtgtcttttcaccattggatgaattcTACACTCcatcatctaatggtgaaaaaaacaaagtaatgtttactttgttaaaaacaaaataaacatagcTTGCAcctatattaataaataaaactttaggtacattttctttttaaaatgaaaactTCGTAAATTAATTTGCAATTGCATCCTTACATATCCCATATTAAAATCGACTGAAAATCTTAGACTctgttctaataaatttaataatatcaataataaataaatatattattaaatataaaattaaattgaatatcaaataaaagtcCGGGATgttaaaatcttggctcgataaaagtctatgaaattaaataaaaataagtctaatttaaattaaaaatacaaattacatacaaacacaaatttatatataatttaaagcctataaaattaaatacaaatcttcatatgaatataaactcttaactttttattttaattaagggttaaagtgcaaaaataacgttttgggtcagaagtaattttacctctaacgtctaaaatggtggaattttatccctaacattgataaattggataaatttaagaaataattcataatatggatgcaattcctaatatttaaatatggatgcatactttagttttattttttttattaaaccatatatactttaataaactatcatttcttgacttttatctttttttttggtagaaaatgaaaagaaaaacgaacaacaacgaACTActcaggaattagcctaggaaagctaaccccaatcctatcttctaagagaagaggagagatgaaactaggggaaacaggaagggtagtaacgcctaacgtccttTCATGgtccgccgccgccaagcgatcaacaacacgattctgctctctaaaaatgtgtctgaactctacgaactcaaaggaggagcaaagccttataatagctttgatgaggttgcgactgttaagacccatagaatgattctcagaaatcattttgattgcttccaaattatcagactccacagagagcctcttaacacccagccttttagcaagattgattccagtaagaatagcccagagctccgcagaaaaggaagaacctaaccctaaattctgggagaacccagaaagccaggcgccccctgcatctctaagcacacctccaaccgcaatcttaccgttactgaggcaggaaccatcagtatttagtttcacaaccccctctcttggcctgctccatcccacgagatggacatcacaacactgagaggctctggcaagggactctcctttgaaactatcgataatagagaaaagttttttcgagaagaaatcagctagtttgtcataaaaacagttttatctccaaaaatctcctcgtttctccatttccaaacttggtgacagataatagcaaagaaaatgtcaccatgctccatgtatggaagcaactttcctctaacaccatcagagaaccagtcgacctcagaatgtgccatgaaggaagagaaaatatggtgtgagagaattttcctccaaacctctttactattagagcaatctctaagagcatggcacaaagtctcaacatggcctctgcatctactgcaagctccagaatcagccaagtgccttccgtgcctatccgaattagataatttatagataatgataaattacttaatactgaaattgaatgctgaaactggatgctgaaactgaatgctgaactgaactgaattgaattgaattgaactgaactgaattgaactgaactgattgttactgaaattaagtgataaagaacagggccttagtTGTGGCAATTTCTATCTAAGGATGCAATTGAAATATCTCCTTAGTTGTGTGGCATCCTTACATAGACTACCCCCTTTTAAAATACGCCTCCTATTGTAAGAACCGGGGAGAACGGTTCCCGGGAGTGCTAACATAGTTGAAATGTCTAGGGCCGCTCCTCCTCGTTCAtgctcttaataaaaaaaaacccccTTTTAAAATCATAGGGGACTGGAAATCTTTGGTCCATTTAGCTAAATTATGCACTATTTGATTCCCCTCCCTGACATATAAACATTAAAGAGCAGGTAGAAAATGGTTGAAATAAGTTAGTCACATCCGTATACAGATAATGCAGCATCATAATTAAGTTTAGTAACGCCCCTGGAAGGAGCTATGTTGTACGGAAACTCTTTTTCATTAGCGTTTCGTATCCGTTTCCGTTTCTTTTCCGTTTCCATTACCGTTTTCTAGTtaatttttcttagaaataacgtttcctgATATCCGTTTCCATGCATCATAGGGAAGGAAGACACCAAACCTTGTAAGAATCAAGGGGCAGACTACTGGAGgtacaattttattatttataattacaccttagttttaatttaatttatattcgCTGAAGTTGATCCTAGTTTGAAAATTAGTTGTTTTAGTCTCATCCACTCGGATTCAAGCTCATGTATATAATGTGAGTTGGACAAATTAAAGTAATTACATATTAAATCCAATTAGATTTAGCTCAACCTACAATTGTGTCTTTTGCATTGTTCAAAAACTAACGAAATCAATCTAcatattttttctattaaaactGTAGACtccatatataaataatatatatagatgTCATTAGTTAGGCAATGCTTAGAATTAGGCATCAGTTTGATTTAAAAAGAAACTAATTAAAGCATGCAGTAATTTAATTATACACAATGATAGGCAGAGTCAAAGTAAAATCTCTAAAGAAGCTATGTCTGAGAATGCTAAGAGCTTCCTTGGGCTGTTCGACAGAACCCCGAGTGTTGCATCGATAACAAATACGAGGTATCAGGAGGCTTGAACAGTCATTAATCGGTGGAAATTTTCATGAAAATtctatggaagctgagtaagaaacttaattttttttttctgcaaaaacaaaacaagaaaaaccaaTTGAGAACCCAAACATGAATCCTAGATCTGTCACTGCTCGAGATACTGGACCTTCTGGCCTATCTACCTTAATATGGTTTACTTTGTAGCGACGGCCGAAGTGTGGCCGACGAACAGAGCAAGATGACCCATGAGCTTATCTTTTCTAGAAAATGTAGTCCCACAAGAACATTGCCATTTGAGATCCCCACAATGTTTTTCATGAGTTCTCAAATCAGACAACACAGAGAACTTTTTGCTATTACACCTTTTACAAACATACATCTTCGGACAATGGCTTCTCTTGTAATGATTCTTCACACATATCATAGATTTCAATGGATGAAATTTGGCATGTCTTTGGTTCCACCTACAACCGTCCTGCGGGCACGAATATTTCCTCGGCAATAAATCCTCTTTATTTACGCTTGTTGATTTATCGGTGTTCTTCGTCGGATTTCTTAAAGCAACATTAGTTTTATATTCGTCGCCATGAGCTCTCATATGCATCCTCAAATTCGCATCTCGCTTGAACCCTTTTCCGCATACTTGACAATAATGAGTGTACTTAGCTAATAAATATGTTGCATCCAATTCAATTACATCATAATTAGCTACAACTTGATGATTAGACGACAATTTCTCTTTCTTCGTCGCCTTACCCTTGTCGCCAATTACACAATTTGTTGCTTCATTATTAGTTCCGTCACCAAACCATATCGGATCATACGTTTCAGAAGAGAAGAAATTAGATTGTGTTTGTTGCGAGGAGTAGAATTCTTCGTCTGCAGAGAGATTTGAGCCACGAGCGGTAATGGGGGAAACTGTGTGCTGGAAAGCGAACATAGCGGAAGATGCAGTGAAGATGATTTCCTGAATAAGAGAAGGGATGTTGGATATGGCGATGGAATTATCGGAAGGGGAAGAGAGGAAAATGGAAACTAATGAATGGAGTTGATTGATTTTGTGTTTGAGAAGGGAAAGTGTTGAAAAGAGAGAATTTGAGGTGTGATTAGATTCTTCTATAGTTGAGGAATTTGTTGCTTCAAAAGAACTATTGCTAGGAATAGGATAcatcttttatttgtttaatttgATGCATTTGATAGGAAATTGAGAACTTCCACCtattatatacatattataaatttatatacatcaatttttttttattaattaattatctagTTATTTGCTAAGTAGTTTAATAAGAATGGTTCTAGAAGATAAATagggaaaatgaaaaaaaaactatgtagTTTAATGATTTCTGTAAATATTGTAAATGTATTTATAAagttcgtaaaaaaaaaaaagaaatttgacCAATGACGTTAGTTTTTGATGATGTGATATACTGACTCCAATAACATGTTATCTTGACTTAATTAATGTGGAACACTAAAATAGCTTTTAGTAATATGACACGTTAATTTGATGATGTGACAAATAATgctagtaatttttttttctaattttataaagcgcgtgttttttttttaatttaagtaaataacggatgtgtttaattttttttaacttaaaactaaatttaattgaaatattacATTTAGTTGGTTTTTTAGAGATTATTTTTACTGTTTTATTCCCAACatgtttaattataataaacaaACAACTTTGAcaattatattttgaaaaaaaaatcaattaatatttatCAACTATCAACAATAACAAAGAACTAATTAATTAACACCAACGAGTAAACTAAACAACTCCTAAATAAATATTATCTGAAATCATATTATAAAATGTCAaaactatatatgtatatatataatgcgTAATAAAACACATGTGTTTTAGCGACAAAAAGTCcaattatatttttgaaataatatATTCGAccaatgaaaagaaaaatacatataattttatgAGAGAAATCGATGTAATATATTATTTCagaaatattttataaattcttCTTAGAGCCTAGAGGCAGAATTGAAAGTCTAAGTTGAAGTGGAAATGTACATCCCCACATACATTTCCCTCAGATATCACCTCTTATGCATACCCAAAGTTGAAAAAAGTTGGCATTAGTAATATCATAATCATTAAGTAAACTAATTAAACAATTAGTAGTAAAACCATTCatttaagggaaaattacaaaactaggtcaaatgggaggcccatttacatatttaacccatttactcaacctattacatatctagactgttttttaTGTGACTTTCCCGTAATACCCCtacccttcccacttcccctcaCTCTATCGGTTTCTCTCCCCTGTTCTCCTTGGTGCGCGAAAACggtttggctcctccattaatgatttgaagacttttgatcttcctatttgcctttaaattgcatgaaatctgcaccatgtttccaaatcacaatgaagttctcttttcatctcttgattctgcaacttcctaaccctagaaaacgaagccatggttcttcatcttcatgttcgttaattggtttctttcttcttgttaccattccagaaatggttattctacgttatttccgtcgttcttcccagtttatcatattgttaggagcgaaaaatgtaagtatctgctgtTTTTCCTGCGTTttccatgaattcacttcgcgtagtcgatgaattcgcggagatctgcgaagagaacgagcctgaaacttgatgatctacttcgcgaatcgatgaattcgcgacgttctgcgaagagaaagagtctgaaacgtatggatctacctcgcgaatctattagttcgcgaagtctgcgaatagattcttacgtttcagacctcgcagacttcgcgaaagcatcgatatgcgacgtagatagtcacatttcagacctcgcagacttcgcgaaaaaatcattatgcgaagtaaaatcacctcttcccatgcacatttacattcgcatgctttgctaattttcatttcgcgaatccaaaatcgtcctttttcataactaacacggttaattttttctgtagatggttgaatacgtaacatccctttctggaaggcggcgtactgggctgcagggaagatgattttccttcctgtatagggatgaacttccccaagattgacacattgactcctgaaatgattcgttaggagaggttgtgtcaatctcggggtgcaccatgggacacgtccatcccatggtgccaattttgaagcggatgcgtAATCTTGGTACCAGATTAGTTagtttcactttgaaatgattagttaatagagttcattgtggcaatcttgttgtaaattttgataatgttatgatttgaatgtcgttattgtgacaatcttattgtaaattttgataatgttatgatttgaatgttagaatccgttgttgtttgcccttttttgttatataccacttcgcgaattagcttcaaaacacatccaggcttcgcatatgcgaactaaattcatcaagcaaacccaaacatttacttcgcagacttcgcatagtatggaatatgcgaagtcagacgggatggggcgagccgcgcgtaaatattgggggcatttttgaaaagtcacacaaaatgagtctagatatgtaataggttgagtaaatgggttaaatatgtaaatgggcctcccatttgacctagttttgtaattttcccttcatTTAATAATTACTTTTCACATCTCATTAATTATCTATTCCTCTTAGACAACGAGTTTGCTAGCGTCCAGGTTCATGCTGggattatttaaaataaaataaaatgagatgaTGTTACACTTTAGATTATGACTATATTTTTACACGAATTAATTCTATATGTGGTATATGAGTATTTTAATAATTGATTAACCAATCAATTATTAGCATAAATTTCCATTTTGTTCTTAATATAAACCCTTTTAAGAGGAATGTAAatatttaaactaaaagctaAGCGGATAGTTAAAACCTAATCATAGATCTTAATCTGACACACTTCATACGCAAATACTTTTTGAACTTGCAGAGTGTACAACACAAATCCATCTCtctatgtgtttttaattccaccgATTAATGACGTTGTCAGGACTCCAACCCTCGACCATTTGGTCCAAGAGGCTCTCATACCatatcatggaaccaattgaactaaaagttcaagcttatagttaaggtctaatcatagatcttatattaatttctGACAGAACCTTCCACGCTAGACTGAACATTCAGTTCATCCTTCTAAAAACATGTTTTTTCTTGGATGGAGTACCTGACACAACAGAAATAAACACGATCGCCACTGCATCATTCTCTTCAGGGTGCACAAAATTCACTGTCGAATTTTTATCATTCGAAGAATCACATTCTCAGCGATTTCTACTATGGCCCAAACTTCTTGAGAGACAACCTTTTATAATTACCTATTGAAAACTCCATCCACACATAATCTCCTACTTCGTACTCAGCATGACGTCGGTTCTTGTCAGGAACCTCGACCTCTTCATCTACTGTCTTCCCGTTAAGGCATATACTACCTCAATTTCCTGTACCACTTTCTCATCCACAATTTCCTAATTAAAGATTGATTCACCCGTAAGCACAATTTCATCCTCGTCATCATCACCCTCATCCACAATTTTCGGATCAAAGATCGGTCCACCAGCAAGCACGGTGTCGCACTCGTCATCACCACTCTCATCCACAATCTCCTGATCAAAGACCGGTTCAACAATAAACAAGGAGTCTCCTTCGACATAATCACCCTCATCGATGTCAACGAACAACGACCTCCTATCATCCTCCACGACATGTGGTCGACGATGTTTACGCGGTTCCTCACTAGTCTTCATCAAAATCATCTCTGTTAGTATACTCTCCGATGAAGGGATTTCTTCATCCCTCATCATTAGAGTTCCTTCTAGGATTAAGATTCCTTCGTTCATGAGTCGCAAACATATCCCCCATCCTTTGCATCGGTTGCTCCATGATATTGTCCATCTGTTGACATATCACTTCTTCAACTCTCTGCTCAAGGTGATGCAGATCCTAATGACCCGAACCATCATTCATACCAACTGACGCGGAAAAATAATTCAACACATTCACTACATTAGCACCATAGTCATACTCTAGTTAGAAGTTTTTATCGGGTGTAGATAAAGAATCTTGCATTATTaagattattttctatataaaaCATAGTCAGTTTATTTTTCTGAATAACACTCTTAACTCCTATGTATTTAGGTATATGCTTTTACACAACTCCTACTCATCACTTTTGCTATTACTTTTAGCTTTCTTGATATTAAAATTGACTTGAGCGTCAAAAAAGTCTTCCATCGAAACCCA
The window above is part of the Euphorbia lathyris chromosome 3, ddEupLath1.1, whole genome shotgun sequence genome. Proteins encoded here:
- the LOC136224132 gene encoding probable histone H2B.3; this translates as MAPKAAEKKPAEKKPAEDKKAEKAPAEKKPRAEKKLPKEGASADKKKKRTKKSVETYKIYIFKVLKQVHPDIGISSKAMGIMNSFINDIFEKLAQESSRLARYNKKPTITSREIQTAVRLVLPGELAKHAVSEGTKAVTKFTSS
- the LOC136222558 gene encoding protein SENSITIVE TO PROTON RHIZOTOXICITY 2-like, with translation MFAFQHTVSPITARGSNLSADEEFYSSQQTQSNFFSSETYDPIWFGDGTNNEATNCVIGDKGKATKKEKLSSNHQVVANYDVIELDATYLLAKYTHYCQVCGKGFKRDANLRMHMRAHGDEYKTNVALRNPTKNTDKSTSVNKEDLLPRKYSCPQDGCRWNQRHAKFHPLKSMICVKNHYKRSHCPKMYVCKRCNSKKFSVLSDLRTHEKHCGDLKWQCSCGTTFSRKDKLMGHLALFVGHTSAVATK